The following proteins come from a genomic window of Candidatus Omnitrophota bacterium:
- the lpxD gene encoding UDP-3-O-(3-hydroxymyristoyl)glucosamine N-acyltransferase yields MNRVVVTVNSAASALQLSGIESLLHPTSIVDPSVVLGERVAIHANVVIERGVRIGSGTVIHAGCYIGEDCVIGEETILHPAVVLREKTQVGSRVLIQSGVVIGSDGFGYAKEPNGMHCKIPQVGYVVIEDDVRIGANAAIDRATLGRTTIGKGAVIGSLVQVGHNVTVGEDSLIGDGVGICGSSKIGAFVKIGPGVGMVGHIRIGDGASVMNGSGISKDVAGGAVIGGSPAMDAESFRHYRENIAKLPEYIERLAELEKKLKKR; encoded by the coding sequence ATGAATAGAGTGGTGGTAACCGTGAATAGCGCGGCTTCCGCGCTGCAATTATCCGGGATTGAATCCCTATTGCATCCTACTAGCATCGTCGATCCCAGCGTCGTCCTAGGCGAGCGCGTTGCAATTCACGCGAACGTCGTCATTGAACGCGGCGTTCGCATCGGTTCGGGAACTGTCATCCATGCCGGATGCTATATCGGCGAAGATTGCGTCATCGGTGAAGAGACGATCCTCCATCCCGCCGTCGTCCTGCGCGAAAAAACGCAGGTAGGCAGCCGCGTGCTCATTCAAAGCGGAGTCGTCATCGGCAGCGATGGCTTCGGCTACGCCAAAGAACCCAACGGCATGCACTGTAAAATTCCCCAGGTAGGCTATGTCGTCATCGAGGACGACGTGCGCATCGGCGCCAACGCCGCCATCGACCGCGCTACGCTCGGACGCACCACCATCGGCAAAGGCGCCGTCATCGGCAGCCTGGTTCAAGTCGGTCACAACGTCACTGTTGGCGAGGACTCCCTCATCGGCGACGGCGTCGGCATCTGCGGCAGCAGCAAAATCGGCGCTTTCGTTAAAATCGGCCCCGGCGTCGGCATGGTTGGCCATATCCGCATCGGCGACGGCGCCAGCGTGATGAACGGCTCCGGCATCAGTAAAGACGTCGCCGGCGGCGCCGTCATCGGCGGCTCCCCCGCTATGGACGCCGAATCCTTCCGCCACTACCGGGAAAACATCGCCAAACTCCCCGAATACATCGAACGGCTCGCCGAATTGGAAAAGAAACTGAAAAAACGATAA
- a CDS encoding prepilin peptidase → MFDSVPHSFFTLAAGIFGAACGSFFHVCVWRIPREESIVFPGSHCPQCGNRIAWYDNIPLLSYLFLLGACRQCQARIPLRYPIYELMTALLFMGIVHHCQNVSTALLYLFLVSILIVANGIDWDHQYIPDIFSIPMIPLSLIAAAAAQWGGLFPSALVRDLTHSLLGVAVGGGVIWSIRFIGSWVFQQEAMGFGDVKLMAFLGGFLGWDISLLCIFLAAFIGSIAGLGLKLSGRIGKYGHIPFGPYLAFGAYICLLYGPEIVLWYAQPFAY, encoded by the coding sequence ATGTTCGATTCCGTTCCCCATAGTTTCTTCACTCTCGCCGCCGGTATTTTCGGCGCGGCGTGCGGCAGTTTTTTTCATGTCTGCGTCTGGCGCATTCCCCGCGAGGAATCGATCGTCTTTCCCGGCTCCCACTGCCCGCAGTGCGGAAACAGAATCGCCTGGTACGACAATATTCCTCTTCTCTCCTATCTTTTTCTCCTCGGCGCCTGCCGCCAATGTCAGGCGCGCATTCCCCTCCGCTACCCGATTTACGAATTAATGACGGCGCTTCTCTTTATGGGAATCGTCCATCATTGCCAAAACGTCTCCACGGCGCTTCTCTATCTTTTCCTCGTCTCTATTCTCATCGTCGCTAATGGCATCGATTGGGATCATCAATACATTCCCGATATTTTTTCCATCCCTATGATTCCTCTTTCCCTGATCGCCGCCGCCGCCGCGCAATGGGGCGGATTATTCCCCTCGGCATTGGTTCGGGATTTGACCCATTCCCTTCTAGGCGTCGCCGTGGGCGGCGGCGTTATCTGGTCTATCCGCTTTATTGGCTCTTGGGTTTTCCAGCAAGAGGCGATGGGATTCGGCGACGTCAAACTCATGGCTTTTCTCGGCGGCTTTCTTGGTTGGGACATATCCCTGCTTTGCATTTTTCTGGCCGCCTTTATCGGCTCCATCGCCGGGTTGGGTTTGAAGTTGTCCGGACGCATCGGAAAATACGGCCATATCCCCTTCGGTCCTTATCTTGCTTTCGGCGCCTATATTTGTTTGCTTTACGGTCCAGAGATCGTCCTTTGGTACGCTCAACCCTTTGCTTATTAA
- a CDS encoding histidine triad nucleotide-binding protein, which produces MNPENNADCIFCKIAARTLPAPLEYEDDYVAAFKDINPHAPVHLLIIPKKHIEKIGDLHGEDVNLLPMMAAAAKQLAQKFGIYEEGFRLVINSGDNGGQTVYHLHMHMLGGRFMRWPPG; this is translated from the coding sequence ATGAATCCAGAGAATAACGCCGATTGCATTTTCTGTAAAATCGCAGCTCGGACGCTGCCTGCGCCATTAGAGTACGAGGATGATTATGTGGCGGCTTTTAAAGACATCAACCCTCACGCTCCAGTTCATCTCTTGATTATCCCTAAAAAGCACATCGAGAAGATTGGCGATTTGCATGGGGAGGACGTCAATCTATTGCCCATGATGGCGGCGGCGGCGAAACAACTCGCCCAGAAATTTGGAATCTACGAAGAAGGATTCCGGCTAGTGATCAATTCGGGAGATAACGGAGGACAGACGGTCTATCACTTGCATATGCACATGTTAGGCGGACGCTTTATGCGCTGGCCTCCAGGCTGA